GGTTTTGTACGTTTTTCTTTAAGAAACAACATGGCGACACTAACGCCTTAAGCGTGTTGTTAAAGCTTACCTTTTAAAGTTCTTTTTTGGTTCTTATGCATTTTATCTGTAGTTGAGGGATTATTTTTAAAGGCCACAAAACTTCGGTAAGAATTACGGTGTAGTTGATATGATTTGACATTTGTGTAGTTAAGATAAATAAGtaatttaagttgtgtttaCGGTTGCACTGTTAACCATTTAGGATAAGTTACATTGCACTATTGTTGTCGTAGGCCTAGGTTTTGTGCGTTACCTAGcttgtatatatgtgtgcaaGATCATAACCCCTCCCGGAGCGTTCATAAGCTCTTGTCCTTACTCTAGTTAAtttcttttgttgtattttaccTTACGTGAGTGTACATCGCTTTACTTGTATTTTAGTCACTATATCGTGTGTGTTTCTAGTCTGTTATGGTATCGTCCATCTATCTTAGGAAGGCCGTTTGTGACAGTATTTCTGTATGTCTTAATGTATctttttcttgtatattttattattttattttggtttaattTGTTCTCGTTTGCAGTGAATCGGTTAACATGAATAAAGTTATGAGCGAGACCTAGATTCTGTTGGTGGCGTGCTTCAAGTTTTTTCCCAATTCTACATCATTCACGAAGTTTTTCTCACCTACTGAGCTTCAATATGGCAACAAGATCAGGCAAAGAATATCAAAGGAAGTCAGCAAGCTTACCTGATGCTACCAGTAAGGGAACTCCCAACACAAAAGGAAACCTCAAGGCCAGCTCCTGTGCTGCTAAAATTGGAAAAGGTTCCACTCGATCATCAATAAAGAGCAACAAGTGTTCTACTCGCATGTCAAAGAAAAGCGAGAAGCTCGAGTTGGAACGACAACTAGCAATGCAGAAGATTGAGCTGGAGTTTAAGGAAAGAAGATGGAAAGATTGAAGCTCCAGAAAGAGATGGAGAAGACTAAGGTACTACTGGAAGTGGTTGATGAAAGTGGGGAAGACGAATCGGATGAGGAAGAAGACAAAGGGTCAACCTCGTTCGTTCTAGATGAGATTCCTGAAGATGGACCCAATGACGGTGTCACAAGATTCCTCGATACAATGCCCCGTCCAACTTCGGTGGTTAAAGAAGAACACCAATACACGCTGAGAGAGTTAGTCAACTCATTTCGACTGCCTCCCATAAGAGTGGAGCAGTTCAAAGGTGACCCTTTGAAATATCCAATGTGGATCAGTACATTCGACAACCTCATTGCATCACGAGCGAACACCGCTGCTGAGAAGCTGAACCTACTTAGTCAACACCTTGAGGGGGAACCACTCACCATGATAAGTGGCTACCTGCTTATGCAAGATAGTGTTGCATATGACAAGGCACGTAAGAAATTGCATTATTGGTATGGAGGGGATGCTGTGATCAGCCGTGCATTTCTAGGAAAGCTGGAAAATTGGCCTAAAATCAACGGGCGAGATTCTGCTGGTTTGAAGAGGTTATCGAATTTCCTTGATGAAATATGTGCAGCTAAAGGGTCAATTCATGACTTGGGGATCCTAGACTACCCCCAGGAAAACTACAAGATAATTGCTAAGCTACCCTTGTACATCGAAAGCAAATGGCGGACAGTTATTATGAAGTACAACAACAACGAAGGCCATTTCCCTTCTTTTGAGGTGTTTGCCAAGTTTATTGCTGAAAGGGCAGAAGAGGCCAACATCCCAACGTTTGATTGCCATGCTAATGAAACTGTCTCATACCAGTATCAGAGATCATCCAACAAGAAATCCTGTGCCACAATACAGCCAAAGCCTATCTCTTGCGACCTATGCCAGGGAGATCATGAATCTGTGGTCTGCGAGCAATTCCAGCAGGCGACGCTTGACCATAGAGTTAAGTGGGTTCAAAAATGGGGACTTTGTTTTGGATGCCTTAAGTCGGGTCATAGATCCAAGTTTTGTAAGAATCGCCTGAAATGCACTAAGTGTCAGAAACGACACCCTACAGAGCTTCACAGAGATGATCTGCCAGGTGTAACGAGAGAAGTAAGTCAGTCCAAAGAAGTTGCGTCGGCGTGTGGAACTAATGATGGGTTGTGCACGATGGCTATAATCCCAGTGGTTGTTAAGTCCTTAAAGAACGGCCAGGCTCTGCAGACATATGCATTCTTAGATCCGGGTTCGAGCATATCCTTTTGCACAGATCAACTAAGACAACAGTTAGGTGTTGGAGGACGAAGAGCAAGGATACCAATTGAAACTATGGCTGCGCCATATACTCTTGAAACCAGCATAGTTTCTAACTTGGCGATCAGTAACTTGGATGGGGGCAGAGACATCAAGCTGCCCAATGTCTACACCAAGGAATGCCTCCCTGTGACTAGAGAACACATACCGACGCAAACGGATGTTGATGCCTGGGACCATCTCAGGGGCAAGGTCTCACTGAGACAGATTAATGCAGATATCGGCTTGATGATAGGGAACGCCGTTGCCGATGCGTATACACCACTTGAGATGATTACAGGGCCGCATGGCTCACCCTTTGCCCAACGTTCTCTACTGGGTTGGATCCCGTGGAGCATTGTGAGACCAGGTTCGTCCTTGAATACTCACACCGTAAACAGAGTAGAGGCGAGAGCAGTCGAGGACCATTATCAATTGACCCAATTGGTCCAACAAGCCACAAAGGTAGACTTCCCTGAGAGCCAAGGAACAGAGAGACTTGGGATGTCAGTAGCAGACAAGAAATTTGTCAAGATTATCGAGGATGGTATCGAGTTGGTAGGAGGGCGTTATGTCATTCCCTTGCCATGGGTGGATCCAAATTCGATCCTACCCAATAACAAAGGACAAGCTAGGAAGAGGTTCGAAATGCTAGAAAGACGGTTTCGACGAGACCCAGAGCTGAAAATTAAGTATGTAGAGTTCATGAACAAGATGTACGATCGTGGCTACATGGAACAAGTTAGTGAGACCTCGTACGAGGGTAGGGAGTGGTATCTTCCCCACCATCCCGTTATCAGTAACAAGAAACCAGGCAAAGTAAGGGTGGTCTTCGATTGTGCAGCCAAACAAGCCGGCGTCTCCCTGAACGACCTACTTCTACAAGGGCCGGACATCACAAACAGCCTGGTGGGTGTTCTTCTCAGGTATAGGGAAGAGAAAGTTGCGGTCATGGCCGATATCGAAGGAATGTTCCTTCAAGTTGTTGTACCACCTGAGGATCGTGATGCCCTCAGATTTCTGTGGAGGAGcaatgaagaagaagaattaaagATTTACAGGATGACCCGTCACCTCTTTGGAGCCATATCATCATCGGCCATTGCCAACAGGGCTCTTCAGAGGACAGGAGAAGACCATGGACACAAATATAGTCCTGATGTACGGAAGGCTATCCGGGATTCATTTTACGTAGACGACTGTCTGGCAACAGCTTCAGACAGTTCCAAGGCCATGGCATTAGCAAAGGGCCTGACTGATCTGTGTGTTCAAGGCGGGTTCAGACTCACGAAATGGATGTCGAATAGTAAGGAGGTACTAGCCTCTATCCCCAGCGACGATCGAGCTCCAGAGTTGAAGTCATTAGATCTCAACCAGCAGGGCATTCCAATCAGCCGTGCCCTTGGTGTACAGTGGTCACCGCAGACTGATATGCTAAAGTTTGAAGTAACACCTGTGAAAAGGGATCACACAAGGAGAGGCCTGTTGTCTGTTGTATGTTCTCTCTTTGACCCTCTCGGATTTGTAGCTCCCTTTGTGTTGCCAGTAAAGATGCTACTGCAAGATATATGTCGCAAGGGTTTGGGATGGGATGAACCCATCGATGATGCTTCCCTGCAGATTTGGCAGCGTTGGTTGTGCGAGTTGGAGCGACTGAAGGAATGGGGTGTCCAAAGATGTGTGAAGTCTGATTTGTTTGCTGAGGTTGTTGACAGACAGCTGCATGTCTTCTCTGATGCCAGTGATACGGGTTATGGTATGTGTGCCTACCTTCGCCAAAAGGACAAAGAGGGCAATCTACAGGTTTCACTAATATTTGCTAGGAGCAGAGTCGCCCCCTTGAAGTACACATCGATTCCTCGCCTCGAGTTGACAGCTGCTACTATGGCTGCACGTCTTACCAGTATGATCTTGTTTGAGCTGGACGTGAAAGAAGTGTTCTACTGGTCTGATAGTCAGACTGTACTAAAGTACATTAGCAACGACACTCGCAGATTCAAAGCATTTGTCGCCAATAGAGTGTCGGTGATCTTGGATCTCACAAATATCAACCAGTGGCATTACGTCAACACTCATGACAATCCAGCCGATGAAGCATCCCGGGGCCAACGCATTGATGATTTCCTCAGTAATAAGAGATGGACAAATGGACCAGATTTCCTGTATCGGTCAAGTGAGGAATGGTACACCCCACAAGACCATATTGCATCGATAGACGACGACCCTGAGTTAAAGAGAGTGTGTAATGTGGTCGTCGAAAGAAACCATGCCTGCTTTGTTGACGACTTGATTGATAGGTGTTCGAGTTACTCCAAGCTCAAAAGAGTAGTGGGCACAGTCATCAAATTTACGAAGAAGGTGCGAGCGAGATGCCGGTCTGAATCTGTTTGCTGCCACTTGACTGTAGATAATTTGAAGGCTGCAGAAACGCTCATTCTTTCCCATGAGCAAAACAGGCACTTTGAGGCAGAGTTGAAAGCCCTAACCAGTGGTTCGGAGAAAGAAATCAACTCAGTGATGAGGAAAAGTCCATTGCGAACACTAGACCCCATGTTGCGAGGTGGTCTAATTGTCGTTGGAGGTAGATTGAGAAGGGCTGATTTACCTGAAGAAACCAAGCATCAGATAGTCATACCTAAGAGTTCACCAGTTGCCCGTCTTATAGTTCTGGAAACGCACAAGTCATTGGGTCACATGGGCAAGTCTGCCATCCTCGTGAGACTGTGGAAGAAGTATTGGGTAGTCGGTGCCGGAACTATCATCCGAAGTATAGTTGGCAAGTGCACCATATGCAGAAAGTACCAAGCCAAAAGAGGTGAACAAAAGATGGCTGCTCTACCAATTGAAAGGGTAACAAGTGACAGGCCGCCATTTGATCATACCGGTATTGACATGTTTGGTCCGTTTGAGATCAAAAGAGGAAGGAGTATAGTCAAAAGATATGGACTCATACTCACTTGTCTAGCCACAAGGGCCATACACCTTGAGATCCTGCACTCGGCTGACAGTGACAGCTGCTTGAATGCGCTGAGAAGATTTCTCTGCAGGAGAGGATCAATAAGTAGCATTCGAAGCGATAATGGTACCAATTTTGTTGGTACGGAGAGAACTTTGAGAGAAGCATTGAAGGCTTGGAACAAAAGCGACATCCCTGACTGGCTGGCCCAGCGAGGTATCACATGGGAGTTTAACCCTCCTGCCGCCTCCCACTTTGGTGGCATTTGGGAAGCTATGATAAGAGTTGTTAGGAAAGTTATGAACGGCATCTTAAAGGAACAGACCATGCGACTTGATGACGAAGGTCTTGCTACATTAATGTGCGAGATTGAAAACGTAGTCAATGAGAGACCCCTAACTACTGTTTCCACCCACCCGGAGGACATTAAGCCGTTGACGCCAAATATGCTGTTGACCATGAGGAGCTGTGCGTTGATGCCGCCAGGTGTATTTGACAGAAAGGATGTCTACGTCCGCAGGCGATGGCGCCAAGTCCAATATCTTGCAGACTTATTTTGGGCAAGATGGCGCAAGGAATATCTTCCACTACTGCAGAAGAGGCAAAAATGGTTCTCGCCCAAAAGAAACATCCAGAAAGGGGACGTCGTTTCTGTCGTTGACGAATCTCTGCCAAGGAACAGCTGGTTGTTGGGACGTGTGCTGGAGACCAAAGTTGACAGTAAGGGCCACGTCAGATCCTGTTGCATCAAAACACAACACTCAACACTGGAAAGACCAATCCATAAGCTATGTTTGTTGCTAGAATGTGAAGGGAAGAGTAACTACCCCTTTTCCCACCAGTTCTCTTAGGATCCTGTCCGTTATATTATGTTTTGGGT
Above is a genomic segment from Apostichopus japonicus isolate 1M-3 chromosome 5, ASM3797524v1, whole genome shotgun sequence containing:
- the LOC139967420 gene encoding uncharacterized protein codes for the protein MERLKLQKEMEKTKVLLEVVDESGEDESDEEEDKGSTSFVLDEIPEDGPNDGVTRFLDTMPRPTSVVKEEHQYTLRELVNSFRLPPIRVEQFKGDPLKYPMWISTFDNLIASRANTAAEKLNLLSQHLEGEPLTMISGYLLMQDSVAYDKARKKLHYWYGGDAVISRAFLGKLENWPKINGRDSAGLKRLSNFLDEICAAKGSIHDLGILDYPQENYKIIAKLPLYIESKWRTVIMKYNNNEGHFPSFEVFAKFIAERAEEANIPTFDCHANETVSYQYQRSSNKKSCATIQPKPISCDLCQGDHESVVCEQFQQATLDHRVKWVQKWGLCFGCLKSGHRSKFCKNRLKCTKCQKRHPTELHRDDLPGVTREVSQSKEVASACGTNDGLCTMAIIPVVVKSLKNGQALQTYAFLDPGSSISFCTDQLRQQLGVGGRRARIPIETMAAPYTLETSIVSNLAISNLDGGRDIKLPNVYTKECLPVTREHIPTQTDVDAWDHLRGKVSLRQINADIGLMIGNAVADAYTPLEMITGPHGSPFAQRSLLGWIPWSIVRPGSSLNTHTVNRVEARAVEDHYQLTQLVQQATKVDFPESQGTERLGMSVADKKFVKIIEDGIELVGGRYVIPLPWVDPNSILPNNKGQARKRFEMLERRFRRDPELKIKYVEFMNKMYDRGYMEQVSETSYEGREWYLPHHPVISNKKPGKVRVVFDCAAKQAGVSLNDLLLQGPDITNSLVGVLLRYREEKVAVMADIEGMFLQVVVPPEDRDALRFLWRSNEEEELKIYRMTRHLFGAISSSAIANRALQRTGEDHGHKYSPDVRKAIRDSFYVDDCLATASDSSKAMALAKGLTDLCVQGGFRLTKWMSNSKEVLASIPSDDRAPELKSLDLNQQGIPISRALGVQWSPQTDMLKFEVTPVKRDHTRRGLLSVVCSLFDPLGFVAPFVLPVKMLLQDICRKGLGWDEPIDDASLQIWQRWLCELERLKEWGVQRCVKSDLFAEVVDRQLHVFSDASDTGYGMCAYLRQKDKEGNLQVSLIFARSRVAPLKYTSIPRLELTAATMAARLTSMILFELDVKEVFYWSDSQTVLKYISNDTRRFKAFVANRVSVILDLTNINQWHYVNTHDNPADEASRGQRIDDFLSNKRWTNGPDFLYRSSEEWYTPQDHIASIDDDPELKRVCNVVVERNHACFVDDLIDRCSSYSKLKRVVGTVIKFTKKVRARCRSESVCCHLTVDNLKAAETLILSHEQNRHFEAELKALTSGSEKEINSVMRKSPLRTLDPMLRGGLIVVGGRLRRADLPEETKHQIVIPKSSPVARLIVLETHKSLGHMGKSAILVRLWKKYWVVGAGTIIRSIVGKCTICRKYQAKRGEQKMAALPIERVTSDRPPFDHTGIDMFGPFEIKRGRSIVKRYGLILTCLATRAIHLEILHSADSDSCLNALRRFLCRRGSISSIRSDNGTNFVGTERTLREALKAWNKSDIPDWLAQRGITWEFNPPAASHFGGIWEAMIRVVRKVMNGILKEQTMRLDDEGLATLMCEIENVVNERPLTTVSTHPEDIKPLTPNMLLTMRSCALMPPGVFDRKDVYVRRRWRQVQYLADLFWARWRKEYLPLLQKRQKWFSPKRNIQKGDVVSVVDESLPRNSWLLGRVLETKVDSKGHVRSCCIKTQHSTLERPIHKLCLLLECEGKSNYPFSHQFS